One window of Populus nigra chromosome 5, ddPopNigr1.1, whole genome shotgun sequence genomic DNA carries:
- the LOC133693659 gene encoding protein NETWORKED 1D-like isoform X2, which translates to MMKNSISLSFRCVLGEATINLADYADALKPSVVALPLHGSDSGTSLHVTVQLLTSKTGFREFEQQRELRERGLQTDQNSPDESSSGKVSSSEGIINDQIDKVNIRVRFKEKSKDLASLEEEVGPNEEYADSAVGFDGSSNTSESLYTEKHDTSSTHEIDSLKSTVSGDLAGLSLSQSPHLEKGDPSDHRFLAQGTNDWVHAWSSDYSADNDLAAAYEENGRLRGSLEVAESSVLELKQEVSSLQGHADEIGYEAQKFAKQLASEIASGEEMAKEVSVLKSECSKLKADLEQLKVSQLCPPFSSRNATEPLQDHRFQELKLRWIKGLLSMEDKIKELQNNACLGYHESDFRFLRSDVEELIGVLQDLKQGTGLLISSNHLVPCEGSSLKEIREMSLHKNSQFVSESGFDVDLYQPELGMLHCLNIPGLVSHEPDSIDTTNAMKGKIFELLRELDESKAEQESLAKKMDQMECYYEALVQELEEHQRQMLGELQNLRNEHATCLYAAATTKEEMETMRQDLNDQLLRLVEEKRELDSLNKEFERRTVTAEAALKRARLNYSIAVDQLQKDLELLSVQVLSMFETNENLIRQAFVDSSQSCFEGNPITTESQRSGSSEVRMGKLFQFQNQFVGKKKQQLGGDIHLDDLKRSLHLQEGLYRKVEEEACEMHFDNLYLDVLSNVLQETLLEASDNVKCMREKINKLMQELELSTESKELLSQKLHSALNDVHALNEHRATCVAKCSDMAQQNQFLEANLQNVTCENHLLLQKIAEWESLVMHYRSYESMYKASSAENTELACLLEKKTLENCDLQNEIFFLQEELKTFRNEFDDLASVKEKLQDVVNFMESKLHNLLASYDKSINGLLPSESGDHDLKPQDLTGVMMQLEELQHNSCERILLLMEEKKGLVHERDIAQVSITAAKSEIALVKQKFERDILNMVDKFNVSNALVEQLQLDVEGIAYKLKVSSEVEEKYAQLHNDLFSDLDRLEAQLKELISMNQDLSHEILALDTVASELDKTKLAAAELVIENQALMASIQDKNEVSSGIALELESLKESLQSLHDENQALMASSQDKEESAQLASELSNLKDSIQSLHDENQALMEILRNKTEEAGNLASELNSLKENLRFLRDENQALMASSQDKEEEHAKLAMELNCLKECLQTLHDENQAQMTSATDAKEESTKLVSEINSLKGSLQSLHGEKQALMISTRDKTEESSKLASELNILKERSQSLHCENQVLMAGLQDKTEESARLASELNSLRECLHTLQQEKQALMVFLQDKTEESAHLASDLISLRESLQSLHDELHGERSLREGLQSTIVDLTSQLNEKQCQLLQFDHHESELAHLKRLVSDLESEKARVCHLLLQSEKCLNNAREEASTVSALKTQLSEMHEPLIAADVRFIFAKTQYDSGFEVLLHQLHSTDRLLVQLQKKHIDMETTLNRCLASETQYAEENARLLTNLNSVRSELEASIAENRLLVEKNRVVRAELEEFKHNSQNVVLSYIEDKTQHSQEVEKLKCMLVTSEEEIGNLVFSKVELEVKVLVLKAKLDEQQAQIITLEGYYDELVMVQKHCNELNQRLSDQILKTEEFRNLSVHSKELKDKADAECIHAREKREPEGPPVAMQESLRIAFIKEQYETRLQELKQQLSISKKHSEEMLWKLQDAIDEIENRKKSEASHLKKNEELGMKILELEAELQSVVSDKREKVKAYDLMKAEMECSLISLECCKEEKQKLEASLEECNEEKSKIAVELTLMKELLENSKSPGNMQEEQNDVSCEVDCLIVDASNYGKKRAHTVPLNHPSRNPNQKCLGRDDLRNCEEAELAFPASVDRVDHSNTLMHEQPEQDVLASCGMNGLKSSALINQDRLLHGDMKHLAIINDHFRAESLKSSMDHLSNELERMKNENSLLLQDDHDFDQKFPGLQSEFMKLQKANEELGSMFPLFNEFSGSGNALERVLALEIELAEALQAKKRSSILFQSSFFKQHSDEEAVFKSFRDINELIKDMLELKGRYTTVETQLKEMHDRYSQLSLQFAEVEGERQKLTMTLKNVRASKKALCLNRSSSASLEDHSS; encoded by the exons ATGATGAAAAACTCTATAAGCTTGTCATTTCGATG TGTCCTTGGTGAGGCTACCATCAACCTTGCTGATTATGCTGATGCGTTAAAACCTTCTGTTGTTGCCCTGCCTCTTCATGGATCTGATTCCGGAACTTCTTTGCAT GTCACTGTACAACTGCTCACTTCAAAAACTGGTTTCCG AGAGTTTGAGCAGCAGAGGGAACTCAGAGAGAGGGGGTTGCAGACTGACCAAAATAGCCCTGATGAATCCTCTAGTGGAAAAGTATCATCTTCTGAAGGGATTATCAATGATCAGATAGATAAG GTAAATATCAGAGttagatttaaagaaaaatctaaagacCTTGCTTCACTTGAAGAAGAGGTGGGGCCAAATGAAGAATATGCAGACTCAGCTGTTGGATTTGATGGCTCTTCCAATACATCAGAGAGTTTATACACAGAGAAGCATGATACTTCCAGCACTCATGAAATTGATAGCCTTAAGAGTACCGTCTCTGGTGACTTAGCTGGACTTTCCCTCAGCCAAAGTCCTCATCTGGAAAAAGGGGATCCCTCTGATCATCGATTTTTGGCACAGGGGACAAATGATTGGGTTCATGCCTGGAGTTCAGACTATTCTGCAGATAATGACTTGGCAGCTGCTTATGAAGAGAATGGTAGGCTTAGAGGAAGCTTGGAAGTGGCTGAGTCATCTGTTCTTGAGCTTAAACAGGAGGTAAGCTCCTTACAGGGTCATGCTGATGAAATAGGTTATGAAGCCCAAAAATTTGCTAAGCAACTTGCCTCTGAGATTGCTTCTGGAGAAGAGATGGCGAAAGAAGTGTCTGTACTGAAGTCGGAGTGTTCAAAGTTGAAAGCTGATCTTGAACAGTTAAAGGTTTCTCAATTATGCCCTCCATTTAGCAGCAGAAATGCTACAGAACCCCTACAGGATCACAGATTTCAAGAATTGAAGCTCAGATGGATAAAGGGGCTTTTATCCATGGAAGATAAGATAAAAGAGCTTCAAAATAATGCATGCTTGGGATACCATGAAAGTGACTTCAGATTCCTTCGCTCAGATGTAGAGGAGTTGATTGGTGTGCTGCAGGATCTTAAGCAAGGAACAGGGCTGCTAATTTCCAGTAACCACTTGGTACCTTGTGAAGGATCTAGCCTGAAGGAGATCAGAGAAATGAGTTTACATAAAAATAGCCAGTTTGTAAGTGAATctggctttgatgtggacttaTATCAACCAGAACTAGGCATGCTTCATTGTCTTAACATTCCTGGCTTGGTTTCTCATGAGCCCGACTCTATAGATACTACCAATgcaatgaaaggaaaaatatttgaacTTCTGAGGGAGTTGGATGAATCAAAAGCTGAACAGGAGAGCCTTGCAAAGAAAATGGACCAGATGGAATGTTACTATGAAGCTCTTGTCCAGGAGCTTGAGGAACATCAGAGGCAGATGCTGGGGGAGTTGCAAAATCTCAGAAATGAGCATGCTACTTGCTTGTATGCAGCTGCAACCACGAAGGAAGAGATGGAGACAATGCGCCAAGATCTGAATGACCAGCTATTAAGACTTGTTGAAGAAAAACGTGAGTTGGATTCTCTGAACAAGGAATTTGAAAGAAGGACTGTTACTGCTGAGGCAGCACTCAAACGGGCACGCCTGAATTATTCAATTGCTGTCGACCAGTTACAAAAGGATCTGGAACTGCTCTCAGTCCAGGTTTTGTCCATGTTTGAGACTAATGAGAATCTCATCCGGCAAGCTTTTGTAGATTCTTCACAATCATGCTTTGAGGGAAACCCAATAACCACAGAGAGCCAGAGATCTGGTTCAAGTGAAGTTCGCATGGGGAAACTCTTTCAGTTCCAAAATCAGTTTGTCGGGAAGAAAAAACAGCAGTTGGGTGGTGATATTCATTTAGATGACTTGAAAAGATCTCTACATTTGCAGGAAGGGCTTTACAGAAAGGTTGAAGAAGAAGCTTGTGAAATgcattttgataatttatactTGGATGTACTTTCAAATGTTCTACAGGAAACTTTGCTTGAGGCCAGTGACAATGTCAAATgtatgagagagaaaataaacaaacttaTGCAGGAGCTAGAGCTTTCAACTGAGTCCAAGGAGTTGTTGTCGCAAAAGCTGCACTCTGCACTGAATGATGTTCATGCCTTAAATGAGCATAGGGCAACTTGCGTTGCCAAGTGCAGTGATATGGCTCAGCAAAACCAATTTTTGGAAGCAAATTTGCAAAATGTCACATGTGAAAATCACCTTCTTTTGCAGAAGATTGCTGAATGGGAGTCTCTAGTGATGCACTACAGAAGTTACGAGAGCATGTATAAGGCTTCTTCTGCAGAGAACACGGAGTTGGCATGtttattggaaaagaaaacCCTAGAAAATTGTGATCTTCAAAATGAGATCTTCTTTTTGCAGGAAGAGCTGAAAACTTTCAGAAATGAATTTGATGATCTGGCTTCTGTGAAGGAAAAGCTGCAGGATGTAGTCAATTTCATGGAGAGTAAGTTGCACAACTTGCTGGCGTCCTATGACAAAAGTATAAATGGATTGCTTCCTAGTGAATCTGGTGATCATGATTTAAAGCCCCAGGATTTAACTGGTGTCATGATGCAATTGGAAGAGCTTCAGCATAATTCATGTGAAAGGATTCTCCTGCTCATGGAAGAGAAGAAAGGTCTGGTTCACGAGAGAGATATCGCTCAAGTGTCCATCACTGCAGCTAAATCAGAGATCGCATTGGTGAAACAGAAGTTTGAACGTGATATACTGAACATGGTGGATAAATTCAATGTGTCAAATGCTTTGGTTGAGCAGCTTCAGTTGGACGTTGAGGGTATTGCTTACAAACTCAAGGTTAGCTctgaagttgaagaaaaatatgCACAGCTACACAATGATCTATTTTCTGATCTTGATCGTTTGGAAGCTCAGTTGAAAGAACTTATTTCTATGAACCAGGACCTTAGTCATGAAATCTTGGCATTAGATACTGTTGCTAGTGAACTTGATAAGACTAAACTGGCTGCAGCAGAACTTGTGATAGAAAACCAAGCTTTGATGGCATCTATACAGGATAAAAATGAGGTGTCCTCAGGGATTGCATTAGAACTTGAGAGTTTGAAAGAAAGTTTGCAATCTCTGCATGATGAAAACCAAGCTTTGATGGCATCTTCACAAGATAAGGAGGAGTCTGCTCAACTGGCTTCAGAGTTGAGCAACTTGAAAGATAGCATACAATCTCTGCATGATGAAAACCAAGCTCTGATGGAAATTTTACGGAATAAAACTGAGGAAGCTGGCAACCTTGCATCAGAGCTAAatagtttaaaagaaaatttgcgATTCTTGCGTGATGAAAATCAAGCTTTGATGGCATCTTCACAGGATAAAGAGGAGGAACATGCCAAGCTTGCAATGGAACTAAACTGTTTGAAAGAATGTTTGCAGACTCTGCATGATGAAAATCAAGCTCAGATGACATCCGCAACGGATGCGAAGGAGGAATCTACCAAGCTTGTGTCAGAGATAAACAGTTTGAAAGGAAGCTTGCAATCTCTGCATGGTGAAAAACAAGCTCTGATGATATCTACGAGGGATAAAACTGAGGAATCTTCCAAGCTTGCATCAGAGCTGAACATTTTGAAAGAGCGTTCACAATCTTTGCATTGTGAAAACCAAGTTTTGATGGCAGGTTTGCAGGATAAGACAGAGGAATCTGCCAGGCTTGCATCAGAACTAAACAGTTTGAGAGAATGCCTGCATACTTTGCAACAAGAAAAGCAAGCTTTGATGGTGTTCTTACAGGATAAAACTGAGGAGTCTGCCCATCTTGCTTCAGATTTGATCAGTTTGAGAGAGAGTTTGCAATCTCTGCATGATGAGCTGCATGGTGAGAGAAGCTTGCGAGAGGGGTTACAGAGTACAATAGTGGATCTAACTTCACAATTAAACGAGAAGCAGTGCCAGTTGCTCCAATTTGATCACCACGAGTCTGAATTGGCTCATCTCAAACGCCTGGTATCAGATCTAGAATCTGAGAAAGCAAGAGTTTGCCATCTTCTGTTGCAGTCTGAAAAATGTCTTAATAATGCTCGTGAAGAAGCTTCCACTGTTTCCGCACTAAAAACTCAGTTGTCTGAGATGCATGAACCTCTAATAGCTGCTGATGTTCGATTCATTTTTGCAAAGACTCAATATGACAGCGGATTTGAAGTGCTTCTTCATCAACTACACTCCACAGATAGGCTGCTTGTCCAACTTCAGAAGAAGCATATTGACATGGAAACCACACTTAATCGGTGTCTTGCAAGTGAAACCCAATATGCTGAAGAGAATGCGAGGTTGTTGACAAATCTCAACTCTGTTCGGTCTGAGCTAGAGGCTTCTATTGCTGAAAACAGGTTACTTGTCGAGAAAAACAGAGTTGTAAGAGCTGAGCTTGAGGAATTCAAACACAACTCTCAAAATGTTGTGCTTAGTTATATAGAGGATAAAACTCAACATTCTCAAGAGGTTGAAAAGCTGAAATGCATGTTAGTGACATCTGAAGAAGAGATTGGTAATCTGGTGTTCTCCAAGGTTGAGCTGGAAGTAAAAGTTCTAGTACTTAAAGCCAAATTGGATGAACAGCAAGCTCAGATCATCACACTTGAAGGATACTATGATGAATTAGTGATGGTGCAGAAACACTGCAATGAGCTTAACCAGAGGCTTTCTGATCAGATTTTGAAGACAGAAGAATTCAGAAACTTGTCTGTCCATTCGAAAGAGCTCAAAGACAAAGCTGATGCTGAGTGTATCCATGCTCGTGAAAAAAGAGAACCTGAAGGACCACCTGTGGCCATGCAGGAGTCCTTAAGAATTGCATTTATCAAAGAGCAGTACGAAACAAGGCTGCAAGAACTGAAACAGCAGTTGTCCATCTCCAAAAAGCACAGTGAGGAAATGCTATGGAAATTACAAGATGCGATTGATGAGATTGAGAATAGGAAGAAATCTGAAGCTTCTCAtctgaagaaaaatgaagaactgGGAATGAAGATATTGGAATTGGAGGCTGAGTTACAATCTGTAGTTTCTGATAAACGTGAAAAAGTGAAGGCTTATGACCTGATGAAGGCTGAAATGGAATGCTCATTAATAAGTCTCGAGTGCtgcaaggaagaaaaacaaaaacttgaagCTTCTTTGGAAGAATGCAATGAGGAGAAGTCAAAAATTGCTGTTGAACTCACTTTGATGAAAGAATTGCTAGAGAATTCCAAATCACCAGGGAACATGCAGGAAGAACAAAATGATGTATCTTGCGAAGTGGATTGCTTGATTGTGGATGCTTCGAactatggaaaaaaaagagcacACACAGTCCCTTTGAATCATCCATCCAGGAATCCTAACCAGAAGTGCTTGGGAAGAGATGATTTGAGGAATTGTGAAGAAGCAGAACTTGCATTCCCTGCCTCTGTTGACAGAGTTGATCATTCGAACACACTTATGCATGAGCAACCTGAGCAG GATGTTCTCGCGTCTTGTGGGATGAATGGGCTTAAAAGTTCTGCACTTATAAATCAAGACAGGTTGCTGCATGGTGACATGAAGCATTTAGCTATCATCAATGATCATTTCAGAGCTGAAAGTTTAAAGTCTAGCATGGACCACTTAAGTAATGAG